The Tetrapisispora phaffii CBS 4417 chromosome 5, complete genome genome segment TTAATAGTTAATATACCAGCACTAATTCGAAATCTTTATATGTTTTATGGGTCTGAAAGTTAATTCGTTTTAACGAATGTTGTTTACTCGAACTGGGGTTTGTCCAACTCACATTTCTTAAAGCTGATATCGTAATGTAATGAGGTGGTTCGGTAGGACAGGATTGttgatattatattactTCGTATTATGAGttatgattttttaatttgtttcttttaCATAAACTATAAATAACTATTTCATagaattgatatatatacgGTATGCAATGGGAAGGTTCTATTGAAGTGAATGTCTGGAGAAACAACCGTTGGAGCAGCGATTGGTTCAATGGTGTTGGTATTGACTGGATGGTTAAGTTGGTCGTTAGTGTTTATAATATGTACGTAATTATTGTAATGTTTAATCTGTTTCATTCTCTTATTACATAATCcacaaataataaatactaTTACAATAGTATTATACACTGTTGCATTCGAGACTTAAGTATCGTCATGTTGTGTTCCTTTTATATGTCagtttatttgaattcatttattaaacgACAGGTCAAATAAACGGGTTAAACGATAAATAGACTGAAGTAACTAAACGATCGTTCATTAATCTTGAACCTAGTTTCACGCTACTACTTGTAATTCGTCTTTACAACTAAGGGATCTGTTAGAATTAATGTAGTatatgtgacagaactaagtgtttatgacactttgagttCAGAACCAATTGATCACTTTGCTCAACAGTGTtattcattgctttaatatattaaaatatggTTAAATTGtatactatataattagattaatctctctggtcttggacctggatcaatgaattgttAACTATTGGttaccggggtttatatatacataatatttcaacctaccgttctgtccactcgagacgacgtcgtcgagTTGAACACGTATGGCAgactgatggttctacagtactatttatgcattagaaattctgctattacattctcCTGAGGACTTATTGTTTCAGTTTTACAACAATAGTCTCGTATAGAGGTAATATCCGGTATCGTATAGTCACTTATACGACCAGTGTCATTTCCAACAATCGTATAGTCACTTACATGACCAGTGACATTTCCAACACACTTACTAATGGGAAAGAAGGTTCTGGAATAAGCTTTCAAATTATAGATGAAAACTTTACACttcaatgtaaatggctacgtgataaacacagaAGTACAATACAAcactaaagatcttaggagAATGACTGAGCACGTACTGTGTTCACTCAAGTATCAGATAAACTCATATAGAAGGAGGACATCTTACTCTATTTAGAATTGTTTAACCTTACTAATAGAagaccaatcgattatttaactattacGAAGATGGACTACTCGAAAGCAACTGAAGTGAATAGTGACACTAACTTTGAGGTTGATTTTAACgaacataagcttgtttctccacagGATAATAGATACCATCACTTCTGTTATAAATCTAAGATTCCTGACAAGTCCAATGTCATTTCTAGTACTAACAGTCTTACATCAGCTTACCGATTATCTTGCATCCTCAGAAAAAGCATCTGTTTATATTAATCATAATAAGGACCCATCGCTTTTCTTAGCTTCTATGGCCAAGTTGGTAAGGCGCCACACTAGTAATGTGGAGATCATCAGTTCGGCTCTGGTTGGAAGCATATCTTTTTATAAGAATAAAGGCATTCCAATTTTAGTTTTTAAtctattcatatttttactaTTGGTAGTAGtagtttttattattattatttaactaaaGGTGGTATTAGgattaatttattattttaaattcaactattgatattatttatttttagtactaagaaatatcatttaaaatgatgtttggaaaaatattaaccattaaatattatagtctttaatataaatattaatttttgggacaaattaattattgtGAAATTTTGTGTTTCTTAGTGACACTTCTAATGTAATACTTAtaaaaattagaagatcCAAAGAGAAGCATATAGTTTCTCTGTTAAGTGACCTATTTCAACTGAAGTTGTTataaaattctttattCTTAAACTTTATGATGGTGTCATTATGGTAGTGGTTGACAACTGACATTGCGCAGTTTTGACAAGCTTGAAGACTTTACAGTTGCATCACTATTTGATGGTAATTATGTTATTGAGATGtaaaaattagaaaaaaaaagaactCCTCATAGGGGGCTCGAACCCCTGACATTTCGGTATCCTTGGTTTAAACATGATGTTTAAAAGCCGAACGCTCTACCAACTGAGCTAACAAGGATGAGTTCTTGTCGATTCCAAAAAAATGGGGTATCTAAATAGTAGGTGTTTTGGCCGAATGTTAACAAAAAGTCCAAAAGTTCAAAgtcatcatttttttaattttttttggtcTTCACATTGTAATGCCGCTTAAAATTGACTTTAGTAggttttttttttgaatctaTGAAGTATATGGCAATCATTAAGCTTATTGTTTCAAATAAGCTGCTAAATGTTTTAATAGAACTCAGTAAACGTCAATTTAAAAGCTTTTATAACCAATACTTATAAAGAAAGGCATTTTGGTATTCTTATATTATCTGTTAAGGTTTTTTGCTTATTTTAGGAAAAATATTGTagtgttatttttttgaaatttgcCGCTGAGCTTTTTCAGAACTATAAAAGGGTGCCTATTTTTGTTAGAAAGATTCTCTTTTAATTATCGTCTATTTTAGCAACTTTAATAgcttttctttaatatgttatttttcttttgagtTAATATTCtgttttgatttttttgtttctaaGTTAcaattattcttattttaaGAGGACGAATTTTACGTTGGAAATTAAGGCAAACTGTCAAAATTAAAGTTTTgacatttaaatatatcttcattatttaatgaaaatttattaattgatttaatcAACCTGTTTGTAAATATTCTTTAGTTTACAGTACTCacattgaatttttttttgatttttgttattaatttgtgaatttttttaatttcaagtTTTTTTTAAGCGTTAAGTTTCTAGATATAAATGTGAAAGTTCTTAATCTATAAGAGCATTGTTCAATGATCTGTGGTAATGATATGTTTCTATAAGAGTTTTTCATCGCAAACAAAAACATTATAGCAAGTTTTATTCATCGATGGAGGGAATATTAAAAGTTCGCaatattgttgttgaaaTAGCATCTGATTTGAATCCCActgattatttaaatttcaaagcTGTGAACAAAAATGTctataatgaaattttatcagACGAGGTAGACCAAACTTATTGGTCCAAGAGGCTACAATTATTAGACTTGAAGGAAACTCAAGAAAATATAACTGATGATCAATTTGCGAATTTAACGGCAGtagatatttttgataaaattgttaacttcaataaaaaacaaagtaaacatatttatattaaattttatggATGTTTCAAGGACTATTGCGATAAATTGAGCAATAGTGATTTAGGTACTTTGTTTTCAGCAGAAGAGGAGAATGACCCTGTTTTAGAAGCTAAGgtattaatgaatatttatagaTTCAATGCTTCTAATGATGTGGAAGATAGTTATTATGGTAAAGTTAAGGAGCAGTTGGATATAGTGAAGGAGCTATTTGTTAATTCTGTTTTGAAGGAGTTGGAAAAGaattataaattgaaaaactaTGAAGAAGTCAGTAAGTTTATGGGTGTTCTTTTCCTAGTTAAGGAATCTACAGTAGCAgttgatttttttaattctgaGTTTGATACAGAGTACACAATATCCTTACctgataatattttcaaggaaataaatacattaattattgataatCAAAGTTTGAGCAATTTAATTGAAGATGAGAGTAGTGCCGATCATTCTATGAAGTTTAAGAGGATGAaagttttaaataaaagttTAGTGAAAGAGTCATTAGGTAAGATATTTgagtatatatttaatgttgTTGATGTCGTTTACCAGGTTTTTGGTGATAATTATGACAACGGGAGATTTGTGGTTGAGAAATATATTGGATATTTTATGGATCTTGTTGATATTCACTTTGAAGAGAAGGAGAACTTAATGGAATTaccaaaattttataaattgaCAAATGAAGCTATTGATGCTGTTTTTGGtgaagaagaatattttaaaaagttaATTAAAGATGATATTGATGTGCATTTAAAATCGAAGAAGGAGTACTATTTAGAGACTATTCCATCATTTTTTAACCAACAGCTTAAAGATCTAAGAACAAATCCTGTCAAGAAAGAAGATGATAAAGTTAAGAAAAGTAAAGATGATTCTTTAAGATTGGCAACACTTTTTAAGAAGAAACCAAATGACAAGGATGAGATTACAGAACAGGAAATGCCTAAGGTTGACGTTAAAAGTTTAGTTAATGTTGAGTATTATGAAAATGTTCTGAAGCTTTCTGAACAAGTTTTAGACGATATTGATCAATTTGGTGGAgataagaagaaaatatatgatataATAGTGAAAAGGATAAGTGTTGATGGGATAAGGCATGAATACAAGGGAGTTGTTGGGGAGTTGGGTCGAGGGGAGATTGGATTAGTTATGTTTACGGAGGTTGTTAATATTTGGGATATGATAGTACATAAAGTGGTTGTGTTTGAGGGTCGATCTGAGGAGGGTCGACTTGAAATGTTGTTGGACGAGATTGTAGGGGAGGGATTGAACATTGGGATTAGCAAGATGATGAGAGAAGTGGAGAATATATTGCTGGGGGTAGCTTACAATCAACAGCAAGTGATTGATGTTGAAGCGACGGAAGCAGCGCATAAAGTGATCGACCTATTAAAGCAAAATTGTTTCTTACTGAAAGGAGAAGCGATCGCAGAAGTGTTTCAACAAGAAATAGGCGAGAGGTTATTCAATGAGCTGGTAAAACTCATCAAGAGATCAACCATCTCAACGCAAGGTGCTTTGTATTTAATATCTGATTTGAATCTTTACTATGATTTTATTACATATAAACTTAAACAAAAGAACATAGTGCCTTTATTTGCTGGACTTAAATCAATTGGGcaattgtttttaatttctaCCAACGACTCCAAAGAACTAGGAAAAATGATTGCGGCCGGTTCACAAGGGATCTTTTCCCAAGAAGAAATTTATGAATTTGTTCAAAGACGGAGCGATTGGTTTAAAGTGAAACGAGATGTAGAAAAAGCAATATATGGCTTAGATTGTATACTTATATAACATAAATAGATCAACCAACCAATGTCAATGTCAATCGAACTTACCTTAGAATCATTACAGAATGCTTGCAAAGATATACTCTCAGTATGTGTTGtgttttaattcttttttgtatatttacTAACAAGAATAACAACAGATTTATAACGAATCCTCGAGTGACCATCGAAAAAAGTTTTTACCAAAGGAAGCACGTTTGTTTTTGGAACGAGTCTTTGAGAAGAAGCAgtctttaaattcaaaagaacGGGATGCTATAGCCAAAAAGTGTGGTCTAACTCCTCTACAAGTCAGAGTTTGGGTATGTATCGCTATCACAGCTCTATTTTTTCGTCCATAGATATCCTTTTTTTCTGCCTATTTATAACTATTTACtaacaacagcaacattCAAAACAGTTCATCAACAAGCGCATGAGGACCAAGTGAACTCAAGCACCAACCACTCCACATAATCCACAAATCCCTTCTAGATGCTGGACATTAAGAAGTAATTGTCTTATTATCACGTAGTAATGCTGACACCTCTGGTGATATCGTTATAGATttctcttttcttcttctatttGAGATCCAATTTTTAACCTGTATTCTTGATAGAGATGTCTTACTCATTagtaatttaatattaatttcatttagATATGGGTTTTTTCTGTGATCCATATACCAATCTTCTAAGTATTGCACATTTTTTTTAGGTAGTCTATGACCTCTATAGGATTTGTTAttcttcttattattattcatcaTATCTTGTGTTATTACATTAAATACAAGTATACTgtttttatcttcattgtCAGATGAGTTACAGCTTGAATTAGTTTCAGAATTATCACTGGTGCCAGACTCgtatttgataatttcattttctttattctctttatcattttcttgtTTACAACTTTTTACCATTAATGTTAATGTTGTACATAATTGATAAGTTGTTTTTACTAAcattatttcttctttctttaattcTTGTTGTTTTACTACGGTAGtcaaatataatagtaTATCCTGTAATTCTCTATGGTCAGCTTCTGTTAAATCAGTAATGGTATCTGGTAGTTTAGTGCATAAATTAGATAgtgttatatttatttgttgtaGTCTATATTTTAGTTAgtaaattttcttcaaataaaaattaaatatagtAATTCATACTTTTCTGTTAGATTATAATGTTGAGAGggatttaataatttgtttattgGGATTTTATTCATGATTTGTTAGTTGTTttcttatttattgttatattatttatgatagtatatttaattaaatattgttgtCTTTATATACTTTCCTAAATATCTCATATTATTtagtttttattttttactaTAAAGATCTAAGAGAAATTAATGCGCATCTGCTGTTTCATATTTTCTTAAGTGGAAAACCATGTAAAAATTTgcatcaatattatttaggGAATGTTTAGTATATAAACAGCTTACTTGTTTCAGATTTatataatcttttaatatacttgataaaataatcaCAAAACTCTAACAGtctataaataaaataatgtcTTCTGTTTCTACTTGGTCAAAACAACCACTATTCAAAGTTTCTTTGaataagaaaagaattagaagTATAAAGATTAAAACACATAAAAACAATGTCCAGTTAAAGAAGCAAAGATCTCATCAGTTTATAGCAGAGAATTTTAAGCTAAAGATACCTTATCCTCCCACATGTCTACTTAGGAGTATAGATGCTGAGTTACGTAGGATAGAGATTAAGAAGAGTATAGTAGCACAAGACgttaattctttatttaatgtaGAGTTGACATGGGATGAAGATAATGTATTATCCgatgatgatattaatgatgatataGCGTATATAAACTACTCTTCAGAAGAAGAACTACTTTTTAAAAAGTCTTTGAACTCTTTTATTGCATTTAGAGCATATAATGCTCAATTTGGAAATGGCCTTAATCAACACCTACTATCTCATTTACTATCACTAGCTTGGCATTCAGCACCAGAACAACATCATGTTTGGGACGTCTTCGCGCaacaatttaattttgtcaAGCCCAAGTGTGGGTTTGTGGAGTGGGTAGGGCAAACATATGAGCGGGAGTGGTGTACCGAATAATTAGATACGTGCGTgctttttcaaaaaatgttgCATTTCGTCTGTATCGACATCTTGTGGATCCTCGGAGGAAATGGCCTGCAACAATCCATCAAGCATAGCATCAACTTTATGCTCCTCAATCTTTAAACACAGAGACAACACTCTTCGAAATTTCCCTTCTAAATCACTCTGCTTCTCTTCGATCCCTTCCAGTATCCTACTAAGCTGCTCGTTGTATCTTTTTTGCGCTTCATTATGAATATTCAGAGCATTTAGTTGAGCGATTGATAACGACGATGGTTCTTGAGATTCCAATGACTCAATATTAAGGTCATCGTCCATTTCAATCTCGACTTCATCTTTATCTAGTTCcatatctatatatttatttaagttattaatttgctctaataaaattatcGATTGATCAAAACCTTGTCTGGCTTCAACCAACGACTCTCGACTCGCGGCCAACACTGTTctcttttcatttaattcttcatGCAATAACGCTAACACTTTATTATTCTTCTTAACCTCCTCCTCGTAATCTGACTTAATATTACCAAGGAGACTTGTTATATTGTTTAGAATGTCTTGCGCCTCTTTGGTATGCGTTTCTGGATTTGGTTCACGATTTCCAAGTGATGCCATATTATTGGATATATTGTCAACTAAGTCACATTCCTTATACTTATTGTCCTTAAAATCTAAAGCATTCAAACCGGAGTTGTTCTTTATGCTTGGATCTGTGCCGTAATCCATCAACGTCTCTACAAGAGATGACGATCCGATCTTGGCTGCAATATTTAGACTGGTGTCACCATTATTATCGCAAACATTTAACATGTTTGCGATAATCCATTTCAAgttcaattcttttaagACATGGTTTTGGTTGTTAACCACATAGCCCATCAACACATCTAGATAATACTTGGATACAACCGAATATCCAGGTTGCCCAGACGCAAGAGCAATGTGatggaagattgttctacCTTCTCTATCTACAACTAATAAACAAGGGAACAAATAATGCAACAACTTCTCGAACGTACCACGTTCATAGTTGTTTATACATTTGACTGCCTTCACTATAGCCGTTTGCCCATTATCATCGCCTATGAAAACATTAGCACCGTTCTTAACCAACGATTCAACCAAATCGACCTTACCGACAGACGCAAGCCAATGAAGCGGTGTGTTTCCAAATTCATCAactttcaaattaaaattcAACTCAACATTAGGATACATTTCATCAAGTTCTTTCAAAACAGAATAGAACTCACGTTTCTCATCTTGATCTTCTCCAACAACTTTTTGCAAAAACATCTCCAACTTTAACTGTTCTTCTTCGCTTGCTGCAAAACTAACTTCTTTTGCCTGGTGCAACTTCAATGGCTCAGATACAAACTCCTCATCCAACTTAATTTCACTATCATGCTTCTTACTGACTAGACCGTCAAAGAAAACCTTCAACTTTCCATCTTCATCACAAACCTCTAACAATTGAGCCGCCTTTTCCTCTGGAATCCATTTAGATCCATCCGCACTAGTCGCCACTAAAATGTTATAATGGGACAACAAATAATCATCACTGACATTCTGATAAGTAAACGTCTTCAACAATCTTAACACTGGTTCAAGTAAAAAATAACCATTATCAACATTCCGTTGCAAAGTGAAATCATGCAACTTGAATTGCCCAGAAACAGACACTATACTCATTTTTTGAGTAAAATCAACTGTACACTATACTAAAAGCAGCCTCCAGATATACTCTACCGGTCTCTATATTGCCATTAGCATAACACTTCAATTGAATcgaataaatttaaatcaattattataCTAGATTCTTATTGCCTActtatatatctatatagCAGTCTATACTAATTAATACCAAAAGCAGACATACAGCGCCGTAACAAACGATTATTACAATAAATTACCTAAAACGGCAAAAATACAAAACTTACCCAAATCCGGGTGATTTTCTCCATTCCAGGGTTTACCAGGGTTGTTGCCAGCCCTATATTTAAACTCTCCAATGGCTCCAAACCCTTCATCCCGCGTCATGTTCCAGAAGGGTTCCAGTTTGAATGAAGCTGATTTCACTCCAAAAGCAGAGACATGTTgatgaaactttaaaatttaacgAAACTTCCTAATTGGGAAATTCGCTATCCGCAGGTgaaacattttttgaaaactgCAAATCGATGAGTTTCGGATTAAGGTGAAAAAA includes the following:
- the RCY1 gene encoding Rcy1p (similar to Saccharomyces cerevisiae RCY1 (YJL204C); ancestral locus Anc_1.131) translates to MEGILKVRNIVVEIASDLNPTDYLNFKAVNKNVYNEILSDEVDQTYWSKRLQLLDLKETQENITDDQFANLTAVDIFDKIVNFNKKQSKHIYIKFYGCFKDYCDKLSNSDLGTLFSAEEENDPVLEAKVLMNIYRFNASNDVEDSYYGKVKEQLDIVKELFVNSVLKELEKNYKLKNYEEVSKFMGVLFLVKESTVAVDFFNSEFDTEYTISLPDNIFKEINTLIIDNQSLSNLIEDESSADHSMKFKRMKVLNKSLVKESLGKIFEYIFNVVDVVYQVFGDNYDNGRFVVEKYIGYFMDLVDIHFEEKENLMELPKFYKLTNEAIDAVFGEEEYFKKLIKDDIDVHLKSKKEYYLETIPSFFNQQLKDLRTNPVKKEDDKVKKSKDDSLRLATLFKKKPNDKDEITEQEMPKVDVKSLVNVEYYENVLKLSEQVLDDIDQFGGDKKKIYDIIVKRISVDGIRHEYKGVVGELGRGEIGLVMFTEVVNIWDMIVHKVVVFEGRSEEGRLEMLLDEIVGEGLNIGISKMMREVENILLGVAYNQQQVIDVEATEAAHKVIDLLKQNCFLLKGEAIAEVFQQEIGERLFNELVKLIKRSTISTQGALYLISDLNLYYDFITYKLKQKNIVPLFAGLKSIGQLFLISTNDSKELGKMIAAGSQGIFSQEEIYEFVQRRSDWFKVKRDVEKAIYGLDCILI
- the TPHA0E03595 gene encoding homeobox domain-containing protein (ancestral locus Anc_1.122) — protein: MSMSIELTLESLQNACKDILSIYNESSSDHRKKFLPKEARLFLERVFEKKQSLNSKERDAIAKKCGLTPLQVRVWFINKRMRTK
- the MATALPHA2 gene encoding homeodomain mating type protein alpha2 (similar to Saccharomyces cerevisiae MATALPHA2 (YCR039C); ancestral locus Anc_1.121), whose translation is MNKIPINKLLNPSQHYNLTEKLQQINITLSNLCTKLPDTITDLTEADHRELQDILLYLTTVVKQQELKKEEIMLVKTTYQLCTTLTLMVKSCKQENDKENKENEIIKYESGTSDNSETNSSCNSSDNEDKNSILVFNVITQDMMNNNKKNNKSYRGHRLPKKNVQYLEDWYMDHRKNPYLNEINIKLLMSKTSLSRIQVKNWISNRRRKEKSITISPEVSALLRDNKTITS
- the TPHA0E03620 gene encoding uncharacterized protein (similar to Saccharomyces cerevisiae MATALPHA1 (YCR040W); ancestral locus Anc_1.120) encodes the protein MSSVSTWSKQPLFKVSLNKKRIRSIKIKTHKNNVQLKKQRSHQFIAENFKLKIPYPPTCLLRSIDAELRRIEIKKSIVAQDVNSLFNVELTWDEDNVLSDDDINDDIAYINYSSEEELLFKKSLNSFIAFRAYNAQFGNGLNQHLLSHLLSLAWHSAPEQHHVWDVFAQQFNFVKPKCGFVEWVGQTYEREWCTE
- the SWI6 gene encoding transcriptional regulator SWI6 (similar to Saccharomyces cerevisiae SWI6 (YLR182W); ancestral locus Anc_1.60), whose amino-acid sequence is MSIVSVSGQFKLHDFTLQRNVDNGYFLLEPVLRLLKTFTYQNVSDDYLLSHYNILVATSADGSKWIPEEKAAQLLEVCDEDGKLKVFFDGLVSKKHDSEIKLDEEFVSEPLKLHQAKEVSFAASEEEQLKLEMFLQKVVGEDQDEKREFYSVLKELDEMYPNVELNFNLKVDEFGNTPLHWLASVGKVDLVESLVKNGANVFIGDDNGQTAIVKAVKCINNYERGTFEKLLHYLFPCLLVVDREGRTIFHHIALASGQPGYSVVSKYYLDVLMGYVVNNQNHVLKELNLKWIIANMLNVCDNNGDTSLNIAAKIGSSSLVETLMDYGTDPSIKNNSGLNALDFKDNKYKECDLVDNISNNMASLGNREPNPETHTKEAQDILNNITSLLGNIKSDYEEEVKKNNKVLALLHEELNEKRTVLAASRESLVEARQGFDQSIILLEQINNLNKYIDMELDKDEVEIEMDDDLNIESLESQEPSSLSIAQLNALNIHNEAQKRYNEQLSRILEGIEEKQSDLEGKFRRVLSLCLKIEEHKVDAMLDGLLQAISSEDPQDVDTDEMQHFLKKHARI